CAGGTCGGTGCGGTTCAGCATGATGACCAGGGTACGAGGTGGCTCGCGGACACCGGGCAGGGATACTCGGTGGTGACCAGCTGTCCCCAGGCAAGGAGGCCGTGGTGCCCCGGATCGCGTTGTGCCAGCTCAACTCGGGCGACGATGCGGAGGCCAACCTGGACTCGGTACGCACCGAGGTGACGCGCGCGGCCGCGCGCGGCGCACGGGTGGTGGTGTTCCCGGAGGCGACGATGGTGCGGTTCGGCCGGCCACTCGCCCCGATCGCCGAGCCGCTGGACGGACCGTGGGCCACGGCGGTGGCCGAGACGGCGCGGGAGCACGACGTGCTGGTGGTGGCCGGCATGTTCACTCCGTCCGGTGATGGCCGGGTCCGCAACACCCTGCTGGTGACCGGCCTCGGCAAACATCTGGGCTACGACAAGATCCACCTGTACGACGCGTTCGGCTTCGCCGAGTCGGAGACAGTGGCCGCCGGGTCGCATCTGGTCACCTTCGAGGCCGAGGGCACCGTGTTCGGCGTGGCGACCTGCTACGACCTGCGCTTCCCGGAGCTGTTTCGCTGCCTCGCCGATGACGGCGCGGACGTGCTGCTGGTCCCGGCGTCCTGGGGCGCAGGCGAGGGCAAACGTGAGCAGTGGGAACTGCTGGTCCGCGCGCGGGCGCTGGACTCGGGCTGCTGGGTGCTGGCCTGCGACCAGGCGGATCCGGCGGCCACCGGCCTGGAGGTCAACCCGAAGTCCCCGACCGGGATCGGCCATTCCATGGTGGCCGACGGTTTCGGCCGGGTGACCGCGGCACTGGGCCCGGCCCCGGAGACCCTGCTGGCCGACGTCGGGGCGGCCGAGGCGATCCACGCCCGCGGGGTCACCGGCGCGCTGGCGAACCAGCGGCTCTCCAGCGGCCTGGTCGGACCGGGCGGGCGGCTCGGCTGACCGGCGGGCGGGCAGCTGTCCCGGCTCGTGGCACGGGACGGCGGAGGACACGGAGGCCGCGGAGAACACCGCGGAAGAGAAGGTTTCGAACACTCCGCCAGGCTACCGAGATCGCACACCTGTTCGACATCGCACGATCAGGTGGAACCTTCTCGAATCCATTGTAGATAGTGGGAAGTGATTGGGCGGCAAGGGAAAACTCCGGACAGGTGATCACCGGATAGACGCCGGGCCGACTCGCGGGGAAGCTGGCGGACTGGGCGGGGGCAGCTCGTCCTGGCGACGGGCGAAGATCACGCCGCGGCCCGCGAGGAAGGCAGCGGCCACCATTCAGGCGCCCGCTCACACGGCCTGGCAGCAGGCCACCGCAGCACCCTTTTCAGTCGGCTGCGCATACTCAAGCCCGCCGGCCGGAGGGAAGTCGGTCACGGCAGCAGCCCCTCGCGAACGGCCATCCGCACAGAGTCCCGCCGACGAGCCGCAGCGACGTCCCGCCAGCCGGAACGCACAAACCCACCACCCGCTCGCCTCAGCAACCGCTTCGGCCGGCCGTCCCCACGAAACACTCCTACGGGCGACCTCAGCAGGTGCCCTGGGCGGCCAGCCCACGGAGGACCACCGGCGGCGCACTACAAGCGAATCCCCACCGGAGCAGCTGCCCACCACAGCGCCCGCCAGCCGCACACCACTCCGAGCCACCCCACACCGCCCCACCGCAACCACAACAGCGCCCGCCGGGCACGCACCACACCGACCCCGGCCGGGCCACCACACCGAGCCATCACCCCCTCACCGCAGCAGCCCCTCCCGGATCGCGACCCGGACGAACCCGGCCCGGCGGCGTTCGCCGGTCTTGTCGCGGATGCGGTCGAGGTAGGAGCGGACCGTGCGGACGCTGATGTCGAGGATCTCGGCCACGTCCACGTCGCGCTCCCCCGCCGCGACGAGGCGGAGGACCTGCTTCTCGCGTTCGGACAGGACGATCTTCGGGCCGGCGCGCCGGTCTTCGGTGTCCTGGATGATCATGCCCGCCAGGGTCGGCGAGACGTAGGCGTTGTCCTCGGCGATGGTGCGGATCGCGCGGAGCAGCTCGTCGCCGTCGACGTCTTTGGACAGGAAGCCCTTCGCGCCCGCCTGCATGGCGCCGAGGACCTCGGGCTGTTCCGCGTGCGCGGAGACCACCAGCACCTTGTGCCCCATCTGCCCCACTTCGAGCACCGCCGCCGCGTCCTGGACGCCACGCAGTTTGAGGTCCAGCACGACCACGCTGCCCGGTGGCTGGTCCTGCACCGCGAACCGGGCGACCGAATCGGCGACCGCGCCCAGTTCGATGTCCGGAGCCTCGTTCAGCACGCGCGCGACCGCGTCCCGGTACAGCGGGTGGTCCTCGATCACGCCGACCGGGATCGGACCCGGTCCACGCCGCCGCTCTTCCGTTTTCACCCTCACGGTTCCCCTCCCGGAGCCGCCCGGCGGCCCATCCCCGTCTCCATGCTCAGCCAGCCCCGCCCACGGCCTGCCCCGCCGCAGCCGGGTCCAATGCGGGACC
This Amycolatopsis sulphurea DNA region includes the following protein-coding sequences:
- a CDS encoding response regulator, coding for MKTEERRRGPGPIPVGVIEDHPLYRDAVARVLNEAPDIELGAVADSVARFAVQDQPPGSVVVLDLKLRGVQDAAAVLEVGQMGHKVLVVSAHAEQPEVLGAMQAGAKGFLSKDVDGDELLRAIRTIAEDNAYVSPTLAGMIIQDTEDRRAGPKIVLSEREKQVLRLVAAGERDVDVAEILDISVRTVRSYLDRIRDKTGERRRAGFVRVAIREGLLR
- a CDS encoding carbon-nitrogen hydrolase family protein gives rise to the protein MPRIALCQLNSGDDAEANLDSVRTEVTRAAARGARVVVFPEATMVRFGRPLAPIAEPLDGPWATAVAETAREHDVLVVAGMFTPSGDGRVRNTLLVTGLGKHLGYDKIHLYDAFGFAESETVAAGSHLVTFEAEGTVFGVATCYDLRFPELFRCLADDGADVLLVPASWGAGEGKREQWELLVRARALDSGCWVLACDQADPAATGLEVNPKSPTGIGHSMVADGFGRVTAALGPAPETLLADVGAAEAIHARGVTGALANQRLSSGLVGPGGRLG